One Microbacterium sp. SSM24 genomic window, TAGATGAGCACGGAGAACGCGGCGATCGCCTGGACGAGCAGCTGCGTTCCGTCGCCACCCGTGAACAGGCCGGTGTTGGTGGCGAAGAAGCCCAGGTAGAGCGTTCCGATGAGGCCTCCGACGAGGTGGATGCCCACCACGTCGAGCGAGTCGTCGAAGCCCCACTTGAACTTCAGCTCGATCGCCAGGGCGCACACCGCACCCGCGATGACACCAAGCACGATCGCCCAGATCGGCGTGAGGAACGCACAGGCGGGAGTGATCGCCACGAGACCTGCGACGGCACCCGAAGCGGCGCCCACCGACGTCGGCTTGCCGTCCTTGATCTTCTCGACGACCAGCCACGCCAGCAGCGCAGCGGCAGGCGCTGCGATCGTGTTGACGAACGCGAGTGACGCCGTGCCATCGGCCGCGAGCTCGGAGCCGGCGTTGAAGCCGAACCAGCCGAACCACAGGAGGCCTGCGCCCAGGAGCACGAACGGCGGGTTGTGCGGGACGTGGACGCCCTTCTGGAAGCCCACGCGCTTGCCGAGGACGAGTGCCAGCGCGAGAGCGGCGGCGCCGGCGTTGATGTGCACCGCGGTGCCACCGGCGAAGTCGAGTGCTCCGACGCCGAACCACTCCTGCATGCCGTAGGTGATCCAGCCGCCGTAGGCGAAGCTGCCGTCATCGGCGAGGCCGAAGTTGAACACCCAGCTCGCAACCGGGAAGTACACGATCGTCGCCCAGATCGCGGCGAAGATCATCCACGAGCCGAACTTGGCGCGGTCGGCGATGGCGCCGGAGACCAGCGCGACGGTGATGATGGCGAACGTCGCCTGGAACGCGACGAACGCGAGCGGCGGGTAGGCCGAGCCCTCGGGGACCTCGATGAGTGCCGACAGCCCGATGTTGTTCCAGTCGATCGACCACGGGGCGACGAGGCCCTCCGAGCCGGGGAACGCGATCGCGTAGCCGTAGACGACCCACAGGACGCCGATCAGACCGAGTGCGCCGAAGCTGAGCATCATCATGCTGATGACGCTCTTCGCCTTGACGAGACCGCCGTAGAAGAAAGCGAGTCCAGGCGTCATCAGGAGCACGAGCGCCGCGCATATCAGGATGAATGCAGTGTTGCCTTGATCCATCTCAGGGAGAACCTCTCTGCAGGGACGCAGGTATCGCGTCGGGTCCCCCCAGTGTCGCTACCGCCCGTTTCCATCGCGGTTCACCCTGTGTTTCCCGTCGGTTACGGGAGGTGCGCGTGCGTAAACATCGTGTTTCGGCGCGCCTCACCGGCCCCGGGAATCAGGCGAGAGTCGACGCAACGAGACGTGACACGGCGCGCAGGTACTTCTTGCGGTACCCGCCGGCGAGCATCTCATCGGGGAAGACGAGGTCCAGCGATGTCCCGGTCGCGCGGATCGGGAGCTCCGCGTCGTAGACGCGGTCGATGAACGCGACGAAGCGCAGCGCGGCAGACTGATCGGCGAAGGGCTCAACGTCTCGCAGGCCCACGACCGAGAGCCCCTCGATGAGACGGATGTAGCGCGACGGATGAACGCGTGCCAGGTGCGCGATCAGATCGGCGAAGGAGTCGTCCGAAGCGACGCCGCGGGCGGCGGCATCCGCGATCGCCGCGTCGTACTGCGCCGTAGTGAGAACCGCGGCGTGCCCGTCGACCGCGCGATGACGGTAGTCGGTGCCGTCGATGCGGATGGTCTGGAAGCTCGATGCCATCGCGTGGATCTCGCGCAGGAAGTCCTGCGCGGCGAAGCGTCCCTCGCCGAGGGCGTTGGGCGGGGTGTTGGATGTCGCAGCCAGCCGCGTTCCGGATGCCACGAGCTCGCCGAGCAGGCGCGTCATGACCATCGTGTCGCCCGGGTCGTCGAGCTCGAACTCGTCGATGCAGAGGAGGTCGGCTCCGCGGAAGAGCTCGACCGTGTTCTTGTATCCCATCGCCCCGACGAGTGCCGTGTACTCGATGAACGAGCCGAAGTACTTCCGGCGGGCGGGCATCGCGTGGTAGACCGCGGCGAGAAGGTGGGTCTTGCCGACGCCGAAGCCGCCGTCGAGGTAGATGCCGGGTTTGGTCTCGGGGCGCTTGGCCTTGCGGAAGAAGCCTCCCTTGGCCGGCTGCGCGGCGCCGGCGAACACCTGCAGCAGGTCCTTGGCCTCCTGCTGCGACGGGAACGCGGCATCCGCGCGGTACGTCTCGAACGTCGCATCGGCGAACTGCGGCGGCGGGACGAGGGCGGCGACCATGTCGGCGCCGGCGAGCTGGGGTGTGCGGTCCGCGAGGTGGACGATGCCGGTCGGGGCGGGCGCGCTCATAGGGGATCCTGTGTCGGAGTCTTACGGGAGCCGGATGCGGCGTCCCGCGGGAATCTAAGGTCGAAGTCGACGGTTCAACCCTAGTCGTCACATGTTTCCGCCCCGGACCCGAGGAGCAGCCCATGACCGTCGAGACCGACACGTCGTCGCAGAAGTTCGCCGAGTACGCCGAACCCGGCCGTCTGGTCACGGGAGACTGGCTCCAGGAGCGGCTGGGCTCCCCCGGCCTGGTCGTCGTCGAGTCCGACGAGGACGTCCTGCTGTACGAGACCGGCCACATCCCGGGCGCCGTCAAGGTCGACTGGCACACCGAGCTGAACGACCCGGTCGTCCGCGACTACGTCGACGGCGAGGGATTCGCGCGCCTGCTGTCCGCCAAGGGCATCTCGCGCGACGACACGATCGTCGTCTACGGCGACAAGAACAACTGGTGGGCCGCGTACGCCCTGTGGGTGTTCTCCCTGTTCGGGCACGAGGACGTCCGCCTTCTCGACGGCGGACGCGACAAGTGGATCGCGGAGGGGCGGCCGATCACCACCGACAAGCCCGTCCCGGCACCGACCGTGTACCCGGTGATCGAGCGCGACGACACGAAGCTGCGGGCCTACAAGGAAGACGTTCTCGCGCACCTCGGGCGTCCGCTGATCGACGTGCGCTCCCCGGAGGAGTACGACGGCTCGCGAACCTCCGCTCCGGCCTACCCCGAGGAGGGCGCCCTGCGTGCCGGACACATTCCCACCGCGAAGAACGTGCCGTGGGCGCGCGCGGTCGCCGAGGACGGCGGCTTCAAGAGCCGCGCGGAGCTCGAGGCGATCTACCGGGACGAGGTCGGGCTGCGCGACGGCGATGCCGTCGTGGCGTACTGCCGCATCGGCGAGCGGTCGAGCCACACGTGGTTCGTCCTCACGCACCTGCTCGGGTTCGAGGATGTCCGCAACTACGACGGATCGTGGACGGAGTGGGGCAGCGCGGTGCGGGTGCCCATCGCGACGGGCGCCGAGCCGGGCGAGGTCCCCGCACGCTGAGCCGGGGCTGACCCCTCCACGCGTGAAAGGATGGCGGGGATGACCGACGCCGACCTTCCCGACAGCCTCGCCGAGATCCGCGACGAGTTCCTCGAGCTGCCCGAGGCCGACCGCCTTCAGCTGCTCCTCGAGTACTCGCAGGACCTGCCGGCCGTTCCGGCGGAGTACGAGAACCACCCCGAGCTGTACGAGCGCGTGGCGGAATGCCAGTCCCCCGTCTTCATCGTCGTCGACGTCTCGGAGGACGGCGTCGTCGCCATGCACGCGACGGCCCCGCGCGAGGCTCCCACCACGCGCGGTTTCGCGAGCATCCTGGCGCAGGGCATCACCGGCCTGACGGCCGACGAGGTCCTCGCGATCCCGGCGGACTACCCGCAGTCGATCGGACTGACCAGGGTGGTCTCGCCGCTGCGCATCTCGGGCATGACCGGCATGCTGATGCGCGCGAAGCGTCAGGTCCTCGCCAAGCGGCCCGGCTGAGGAGCCGGTTCAGGCGTCGGCCGAGACGGATGCCTCGGTGAACCCCTGCTCGGCGAGCCAGACCGTGATCCGGTCTGTCCAGCGGTCCTGGTCGTAGTTCCACAGCTTGGTGTGACGCGCGACCTCGAACACCTCGAGCTGCACCAGATCGGGGCGCGCCACCACGAGGTCGTGCGAAGCATCCGACGGCACGAATCCGTCGTCGTCGCTGTGAAGGATGAGCATCGGATGCCGCAGCTCCGCCGCGCGCGACACGACGTCGAGCCGGTCGAACGGGATCGCGCTCCCCGCTCGCGTGATCGGGGCTGTCCACTCGTGCCGCAGCGCCTCGATCGCAAGGCCGCTCACCGTATGCGGCACGTTCATCATGCGCGCCTGGTACTCGAGCACGACGCGCCAGTCCACCACGGGCGACTCGAGGATGAGCCCGGCGATCGATCCGCGGTGTGCGGAGTTCAGCGAGACCTGCAGCGCGATCGCGCCGCCCATCGACCAGCCCATCAGGATGATGCGCCGCGCACCACGGCGCCGCGCGAAGCCGACGGCGGCGTCGACGTCGCGCCACTCGGTGGCGCCGAGGGTGTACGTGCCGGCTCGACTGCGCGGTGCTTCGCCGTCGTTGCGGTACGAGACGACCAGCGTGGTGATGCCGAGTCCGTGGAACAGCGGGACCGCGCGCAGGCATTCGGCGCGCGTCGTGCCGCGGCCGTGCACCTGGATGACCCAGACCTCGCCGTCGCCGGCCGGGAAGAGCCACGCCGGGCACGGGCCGACCGACGAGCCGATGAGTTCGGGGCTGTGCGCCAGCTGCAGCTGCTCGGGACGGTCGTAATACCAGCCGCTGAACGCCGCATCAGGCGACAGCCGCGCATCGACGCCGACGTGGGTGAGCAGCTTGCGCTTGACCGTGGTCGCGTCCTCCGACAGCACCGTGCCGAGCTTGACGTAGTCGGACGTCCCGCTCGTGAACAGGCCATAGCGACCGGGCAGCTCGGTATCCGGCGTGCGCGAGAGCGTGATCGTCTGCGCGGCTGTGTCGAGCGAGAGGATGCGGGTGTCGGCGCGCCGGAGCGCGGGCGTGACGACGCGGCGCGCCATGTGGATCGAGGCCACGGCGGTCGCTGCGAGCACGCCGGTGAGAGCCACGCTGAGGATCGTGAGCGCGGCCCTGACTCCGGTCAGGAGGGCGGGTGATGCGCCGCGGATCGCGGCGCGCCTGGGAGCGGCCATCGAGGCCTCACTCTAGTCTGTCCGAGTGGCTGAGCTTCGTCCTCCGGCGGCTATGACGCCGTTCGCGCATGCTGCCGAGTCCGTGCGGGCCATCGTTTTCCGCGACGACATCTCGGTGAGCGAGATCGCGGCGCCCTCGGGGCTGGCCCCGGACGCTCTGGCCCTTCGGGGCGATGTGCGTCCCGAGGGCGAAGGCGAGGAGTCCGTCTACGGCACAGGGCGGCTGGTGCTCCTCCACGACGCCGACGAGCCCTCCCAGTGGAACGGACCGTGGCGGATCGTGAGCTTCGCCCAGGCGCCGCTCGAACCCGACATCGGGATCGACCCGATGCTGGCGGATGTCGCGTGGGCCTGGCTGACGGATGCGCTCAGCTCGCGGGGCGCGGGCTACCACTCGGCATCCGGCACCGCCACGAAGACCCTTTCGAAGGGGTTCGGTTCGCTGGCCGCGGAGGGGGACGGAGCGCAGATCGAACTGCGCGCGTCCTGGTCGCCCGAGGGCGAGATCGCGCCGCACGTGGAAGCATGGGCGGAGTTGGTGTGCATGCTCGCGGGTCTTCCCCCGGGCTCGGAAGGGATCGCAATGCTGGGTTCACGCAAGGTGCCGCGTGACTGAATACGTCGTCATCGATCGTCTCGACGACTTTCGGGACGCCGCGCAGCAACTGGCCCTCGGGCACGGCCCGGTGGCCGTCGACGTCGAACGCGCGTCAGGATTCCGCTATTCGCAACGCGCCTACCTCGTTCAGGTCTACCGGCGCGGCGCGGGCGTGTTCCTCTTCGATCCGCCGCCGATCGGCGACTTCTCGGCCCTGCAGGACGCGATCGGCGACGCCGAATGGATCCTCCACGCGGCGAGCCAGGATCTCCCGTCGCTGCGCGAGCTCGAGCTCGAGCCCAAGACGATGTTCGACACGGAGCTCGCCGCTCGCCTCCTCGGCCATGAGCGCGTCGGCCTGGGAGCCGTCGTCGAAGACACGCTGGGGATCACGCTCGCAAAGGCCCATTCGGCGTCGGACTGGTCCACACGCCCGCTTCCGCAGTCCTGGCTGGAGTACGCCGCGCTCGATGTCGAGCACCTCGTCGACGTGCGCGACATCCTCGTCGCCGAGCTCGCCGAGCAG contains:
- the zapE gene encoding cell division protein ZapE, whose protein sequence is MSAPAPTGIVHLADRTPQLAGADMVAALVPPPQFADATFETYRADAAFPSQQEAKDLLQVFAGAAQPAKGGFFRKAKRPETKPGIYLDGGFGVGKTHLLAAVYHAMPARRKYFGSFIEYTALVGAMGYKNTVELFRGADLLCIDEFELDDPGDTMVMTRLLGELVASGTRLAATSNTPPNALGEGRFAAQDFLREIHAMASSFQTIRIDGTDYRHRAVDGHAAVLTTAQYDAAIADAAARGVASDDSFADLIAHLARVHPSRYIRLIEGLSVVGLRDVEPFADQSAALRFVAFIDRVYDAELPIRATGTSLDLVFPDEMLAGGYRKKYLRAVSRLVASTLA
- a CDS encoding ammonium transporter, whose protein sequence is MDQGNTAFILICAALVLLMTPGLAFFYGGLVKAKSVISMMMLSFGALGLIGVLWVVYGYAIAFPGSEGLVAPWSIDWNNIGLSALIEVPEGSAYPPLAFVAFQATFAIITVALVSGAIADRAKFGSWMIFAAIWATIVYFPVASWVFNFGLADDGSFAYGGWITYGMQEWFGVGALDFAGGTAVHINAGAAALALALVLGKRVGFQKGVHVPHNPPFVLLGAGLLWFGWFGFNAGSELAADGTASLAFVNTIAAPAAALLAWLVVEKIKDGKPTSVGAASGAVAGLVAITPACAFLTPIWAIVLGVIAGAVCALAIELKFKWGFDDSLDVVGIHLVGGLIGTLYLGFFATNTGLFTGGDGTQLLVQAIAAFSVLIYSFVLAWIIGFAIEKTIGFRVKNEDEIAGIDTVIHGEEGYVLENSRA
- a CDS encoding sulfurtransferase, whose protein sequence is MTVETDTSSQKFAEYAEPGRLVTGDWLQERLGSPGLVVVESDEDVLLYETGHIPGAVKVDWHTELNDPVVRDYVDGEGFARLLSAKGISRDDTIVVYGDKNNWWAAYALWVFSLFGHEDVRLLDGGRDKWIAEGRPITTDKPVPAPTVYPVIERDDTKLRAYKEDVLAHLGRPLIDVRSPEEYDGSRTSAPAYPEEGALRAGHIPTAKNVPWARAVAEDGGFKSRAELEAIYRDEVGLRDGDAVVAYCRIGERSSHTWFVLTHLLGFEDVRNYDGSWTEWGSAVRVPIATGAEPGEVPAR
- a CDS encoding SufE family protein; translated protein: MTDADLPDSLAEIRDEFLELPEADRLQLLLEYSQDLPAVPAEYENHPELYERVAECQSPVFIVVDVSEDGVVAMHATAPREAPTTRGFASILAQGITGLTADEVLAIPADYPQSIGLTRVVSPLRISGMTGMLMRAKRQVLAKRPG
- a CDS encoding DUF3000 domain-containing protein — protein: MAELRPPAAMTPFAHAAESVRAIVFRDDISVSEIAAPSGLAPDALALRGDVRPEGEGEESVYGTGRLVLLHDADEPSQWNGPWRIVSFAQAPLEPDIGIDPMLADVAWAWLTDALSSRGAGYHSASGTATKTLSKGFGSLAAEGDGAQIELRASWSPEGEIAPHVEAWAELVCMLAGLPPGSEGIAMLGSRKVPRD
- a CDS encoding alpha/beta hydrolase family protein; its protein translation is MAAPRRAAIRGASPALLTGVRAALTILSVALTGVLAATAVASIHMARRVVTPALRRADTRILSLDTAAQTITLSRTPDTELPGRYGLFTSGTSDYVKLGTVLSEDATTVKRKLLTHVGVDARLSPDAAFSGWYYDRPEQLQLAHSPELIGSSVGPCPAWLFPAGDGEVWVIQVHGRGTTRAECLRAVPLFHGLGITTLVVSYRNDGEAPRSRAGTYTLGATEWRDVDAAVGFARRRGARRIILMGWSMGGAIALQVSLNSAHRGSIAGLILESPVVDWRVVLEYQARMMNVPHTVSGLAIEALRHEWTAPITRAGSAIPFDRLDVVSRAAELRHPMLILHSDDDGFVPSDASHDLVVARPDLVQLEVFEVARHTKLWNYDQDRWTDRITVWLAEQGFTEASVSADA